The Mugil cephalus isolate CIBA_MC_2020 chromosome 8, CIBA_Mcephalus_1.1, whole genome shotgun sequence genome segment CTTCCACCTTCTGTGGCAAACTCTGGCAGTGCAcatagagagggagaggagctcAGGGATCCAGTGCTGCAGTTCATCCCCTTTTTGTTCTTACATTGTTCTTACACTGTCTGCCACACTGTCGTCACCACCGGCGCCAGCAACGCTGCCCGGTGACGCTTCAGTTTGAACAGGTAACCGGGGGTGGTGGCGACAGAGaaaagctttgaaaaaaaaaaaaagaagctttgaCCATTTATAAACTGTTAATATTCTGCAAGACGAAATAATCCACCTCCTCCAAACAAAGTGTCACATGCTCTAAGACGAGGGCCGCGGTCCGCCGCGAATCACGACGGAGGCGCTTTCCGCAGTGAGATCGTCCTTGTGCTCCTTGATGGATCAAATGCAGGAGGTGAGTTCGTCGCCGAGAGGTGTGATGATATGTCGGGGGAAGGAGGCTGTGGAAATACAGTAGAGACAAAGGAGGGAGCTCTTCCTGAGGACTCGGCAGGGTCCCATCAGACCCTGACTCACCCTGCCTCTTGTGCCGGCCGGGGGCCACTCTGTCAACAGTCCACTGCGAGGCGCCGCTGAGCtactaatttatttttctctattATATTGgcagttattgtttttttctttcaaagagtggaggagaggggtTTAAAAGCAAACTCTGACAGCAAAGTAAGACTGAAGTGAACGGTGCAGTCAGAGTTTCTCgatgtctctgctgctcttaaaaaaaatataataataataataataaaatcagttACTGTTGGCTCAGCACTAATGGAGGGTGGAAGGGAAGCTTGGCAACATATAGACAAAGAAGGTCACCAGTTCTGTCCATCGGATTAGTTGCTAAAGGTCGTCTACCAATCATCatccatgtatttttttcccccccatcaagtcaaataaaacaaaatctagCAGTTCATGATCCGTTGGTGTGAGGTACGTCTGAAACTGCAGAGGTGATGAGACCTCTCACTCAGACGCCTGCTCAAATAACCACCTCCCAGCCAAACGTAAACAGCCACAAGCACCCACCCACCCCTGACccaaccaataaaataaaactagaaagAAAGAGATCCAGGAAAGGTGagccctcgtcctcctcagGCACAGAGTCAGCCCGGACTCTGAATGTTCCGTGTGCAGTGGTATGAGAAGGAGATGAGATACTGATGGAAGAATATGGGGGGGGAGGGGTTACGTAAATCTGAGCATTATGGCGGTCAGTCGTCAGCTTGCAGATCCTTCAACAAACGAGGACCTCAGGTCAATGTGCCCATCTGCTGAATTCCAAATAAAACTTGATCTGACGTCTAGTAaaatctgtacatttttttttttaaagtcttcaTGATTAGTTTGTCCAAAGgggacattatttttttttttttcatttttttaatctttcatcGTATATTTATTAAATCTTTATCTGCTCTTTAATTTAGATGCTCTGAGTCccatcgtgtgtgtgtgtgtatgcgtgtgtgaaGAACAGACGCCGCCGCCCACTGTGTGCGGATGGCCTCGAGTTTGTTAGCAGCACTTTTTCTTTCGTTTACTGTTCCGGGTGAGTTTGACCACGTCgttctgttgctgctgctgctgcttggcaAGCACCTCCTTCTTGGCTCTTAGCACTAGCTCTGTGATGCAGTTAAACatctggaggagaaggacaaaGTGAAAGCACGTCGTTATTACAACAGCTGGAGATGACGCATCCATCACTGCTTTCTTTTCAGTTGGTATagtaagctaagctaagctaagctaaccaaaTTTAACGTACAGCAATGGGAGACAAATCAAGCTTTCAATAAAACTCtcagcaagaaaagaaaaagctcatCAATCAGAGTTTTAATCAGCAGCATCAACttattaacaagaaaaaaaattctttgCAATTTGTCACTGgtcaaacaaaacatgacattaaGTCGGGCATCATTTGAATCGTTTAGATAAATATCCCCAAATCAAATGTATTACTTTTTATTGGTAATAAAAACCTTTCTTGCTGTTGCAGCACATAAACTGTTGCTTCCAGTGACACAGCGCACTGATCAGCATCGCTGCAGAAACCTAATTCAAGCCTTCGGCTGAGCCGCTCTGCATACCTGGCATGTCCACCAATTTAATCCAGACAAACACGCCACTCTGCAAACAGCCTGAGGCGCAGACAACAGACACAATGAGTTACCTCTTCAACGTTGATATTCTCCTTTGCGCTCGTCTCAAACAGGCTGATTCCCATCTGCTCGGCAAACTTCTGCGCGTCGGTCGTCTCGACCACCTTGGAGTTGGGGTCGTCGTTCTTGTTTCCCACTGAGAAGAGAACATTGCCAGCGTCATGCCAATGGCTGCCTCGTGTCTAATGGGACAATTCTTCACACTGCCTCCATGTTGTGAGAGTTGTGAACTGCAGAGTCGATTTTTCACTCACCTAATATTCGGCACACGTCGTCACAATTCTGGTTGATTTCATGTAACCAACGTTTAACGTTGACGAAGGACTCGGCACTCGTGACGTCGTATACCACTATGACCCCATGCGTTCCTCTGTAGTATCTaaagaggcagggagggagagacagtcGGACTTTAGTTCAAATAGCTAAAAGGAACAGATGTTGTTGGTttatgtaattaaataaaaaggaaaaaaagtcactttCAGTTCTGTTAGCacttcactttgttttgtttggctcATTGCAGACGTAAAACGCATACAAAACCTTTTACGATCCAGTCACTTTTGTCGTTCATGTTCATGGACAGGCACCTGTTATTAATAAATGGTTGACACACAGCTAAAAGTCATTTATCCATGACTGATGTGGCATCAAAGGCAATCTTAAAGTCACTTAGGGGAAAATCAGTGTCAGGGGACAATAGAGGCTGGAGACCACCGGTGCTGATGTCCAGCAGGGGGAGACATATCTCAGTTTGGAAGAAACAACTTCATCatgttgaaataaagaaaacaacaaaaaaaaaatgtccatgtccatgtgcAGTCAAtgaatcttatcttatctatgTAGAGGTACCGTGAAATGACCGCACTGCTACATGATGCTCACTTGAAACAACTTCTCAACAACTTATTTGACGGCGTGAGGAAAACGACCAGCATCTGCCTCACTCAACTAaaccagcttcaaacagcagcCAGACCCCAGAAAGGGAGCATCCCCAGTGTAGCTGCGCTGccccaaacaaacacaaagaacctTTTGTGTGGcttactgtgtgtgcatgtgtgtgtttctgcctgGCGTGGCACTGTGGGGATGAAGTTGTCTGGTTATGCCCCCCACCCAATCGTCCAAAGCTAACAGGCCATCAGACAGCAGGAGTGGGAGGCTGTGTACGTGTCTGGACTCCCCGGTGGTGCAGAGGTAACGACGTGTGACCACAACACTTCTTGTCTAAGTGAAAGCTTTGTTGCACGTCCTTGCCTGTGTCTCTCTCACCTGATTTCCTTCCCATCTCTACTGCACCGAACATACTTTTACAGGTCAGAATGAGGAGTCCTTTACAACTCGCCAGGACAAAAGTACCAGCTGTGAGTCCTCCGTCTCCCACAACATACGCCTCACCACTTAACAGGTTAGTCTCGATCCCGAGTGAACCAAGCTGGTCACTGCCCAGGATCTGCCTTCAGAGTGAAATTAATTTAGGACCTAATGAGGCACCACGCCACTCTACTTCAGCACAGGGAACAATAAGTCTAAATATGCTGCTTGCTCAGTTGAGCGATTCCTGCAGAACGACTGGCAGCGGCACTTCCAAACTAGGACATTCGTGCTCCTCGGGGGCAGAAGCGTCAGCACTGCCGAGGATTTTACGCTTCTGTCCTTGCTTCAGCAGCGCTGGCACATAATAAAGACTGTCAAACGTCCTGGTCCCATAATACCCTCAGGGTTCAGGCTTTAaaagtgcagcttctctctgcCCACGGGGATGAGTACGTAAGTGTGATGGCTGCAGTATGAGCTGTGGGTAGATATGCGCCATAACTTCTCATACACCATGCAGCGCCAAAAACAATGCCAATCACGATGAGGTCTGCTGACGTAGGCGCAGGCAGCGTGCTCTTCAAATAATATGGAAGTGGTTTGGATATCATAatgtggatgtggaacaaacttgtcccatatgcaaggtttgcaaaaaaaagataatgacTAAggatagaaacacaacaaatttattctgcCACCTGATGTAGGCTCCAACCACAAGCCAGAGCACACCGAGCCAGAGAAAGCAACGTCGTCGACAGCAACCACATCctccagttaattaaaaaaaaagaaaaaagaaaagaacgaaAACTCAGACAAAAATCTTAGAGCAGTGTTTGTGGGGCTCTCAAGACAGAATGTAATTATGTGACTTTTTATCGTTACTGCCAGAATAGCAAAATTtagcaggatttttttttttggctcataTCGATCATCTCTAGCCGAGGGTCACATCAGTGTTGATCCTCGCATAGTTAGTGACTAAACTGAGTGTCGCTGCTATACTCTAATGTCAATCCCGTCCATAGAAACTAACTGCTTACTGAAATGGAAAGTCTGACTTCCAGTTaaacacttaaaaagaaaaataaatcatcttttatatacagtagcTTCCATACATGCAAGGCAATGAGCTTGAGAACAATGTAAGTGAaacaaacactaacacacaacctcaacacctggacacacataataaaacaaCCACTTCAATCTGCTGGGATCCTTTGATTCTTTGGCTTGTTCTTCTGTGTCAATCAGTgcaacagcagagacaaaggCAATTTTAAATGTGCCACCGCTGTCAAAGATAATATGCTAACGACAAGTTAACACAAATTCCTTTCAACATCACTacttttttattgtaaacacatgcatgtgctGGGATTTTGCCCCATAGTTTGGAAGATGAGGAAGCAAGAACTGTGCAAAACAAGCAGGAACAAAAAACTTCCTTTAGTAAGAGTGGATAAAAAGGATCTCCTGAATGACCAGTTCAGCTTCAAAGTCCTGTGAGATGGTTCTCTTGACATCACTAAAGTTAACAACATGAACCGAGTCACCGCCATCAAATACGACTTGgtggacaaacacacagttgATACAGAGCATCCTCCTATCCCTCTGCAAAGGTTGTTTCCAGTAAAGGTGCAGCCTTTTATGAGCATGCAGTGTtgacagatgaaaataaaaggcgAATAAAACATGACGTAAAGATTGTCTATCTCAAAGTACAGTTACTATcttattgtattgtactgtacgAGAATCCATCATGCCAGGCTTCAAGCACGGACTCGGTTTGAAAGATGGATGTAGCCACGGTGGCATCAATCACTGGTTTATGAACCATCGTTTTGAAGCAGTCGCCATTTTGGTTTTTGATCCATAattgactgtatatatagaCGACAACGACAAGCTGGTGAAGAGCAAGCGGTGGATCAGAAGTGGAGAACTGTTTGTTAATTAATCCAAACCTGATGTGTCAAAGGAGCCAGACAACTCCTTAAATATACCTCTCTGAGATTTAATATCTACCTAATTATGACATCATCTTCCCACCGGTATGTTGTTCAGAAGAAGTTAATTTATTCAATGATATCAAAATGATGATGCCATCAGTGGCATTGCACTTTAAGCCACTTCTACACTGGCCTCCCCTTTCACACCAGTGGCCTCACGCTGGATCAGTTAGAGCCTGGGTGGAATTTCTTGCACATACATGTGTGATTTAGATGTGACTGCAGACTAGTGTAACTTAAATCTAGTGTAGACTACAGTTAAGTTAGTCTGTTCCTGACAGATGGTTCATTCAGTAACGTGTCAAGTGGTTTGTACATGCCTCCAAGCAGTCCCCAGGGAAGACTTCTTTGTAAAATCAATATGCAGAGTTAGGTTGCCTCACTCCAAGGCCACTAATGCCGCATCGTCTCACTTGCACGGATGGGATGTAACTGTGACTTCATTAACAAAAGGCCAAGAGCTGCACAAGCAGAGGCGAATGCAAAATGCAGTGTGTCAACAAAGCGTTTCCGTCCAAGATTGAATGACTGTTGGTTTGATTTGTGAGTCAAATGGCCACAAACTGAAAAgataccaaataaataaattaaataaagatatttCAATATATAAAGTCCATGGCTCACTCGTGattcatgaaaaatgaatcacacTTCTTTGGTCTGGTCTAAAAATATCTGAAGAGTTATTATTCAAGTTCTATTGATACTCTGATCAACATGGGAGTGGACAAATATGGTTACCTCATGTATAtgcatattatatttattgcaACAATCCAAAACAATACTGTCCAGGATATTCTCAAGAATGACCTCAACAGCAGAGCAAGCCCAAAGAAATGCTGCGTATGTGTGGAAACTACGTTTGCGAAGGGGAAGGAGGATTCTCTGCATCAGCTGTGTGCTTGGCCAGTGAGTCATATTTGAAACTCAATGTCCTCCGGTAGTAATTCAGTTCACATCGACAGTGAATGCAACTTTGTTCTTGTCAAGAGAAGCATCTGGCTGGACTTTAAAGCTGAACTTTACGTTCAAAAGACTCTTTTCTTTACCCATATCTTGGTCAACATTGCTGTTGCATCCCTTCCTGATTATCCAACCTATGTGTCAGACCACGG includes the following:
- the rab35b gene encoding ras-related protein Rab-35b, with the protein product MARDYDYLFKLLIIGDSGVGKSSLLLRFADNTFSGSYITTIGVDFKIRTVEINGEKVKLQIWDTAGQERFRTITSTYYRGTHGVIVVYDVTSAESFVNVKRWLHEINQNCDDVCRILVGNKNDDPNSKVVETTDAQKFAEQMGISLFETSAKENINVEEMFNCITELVLRAKKEVLAKQQQQQQNDVVKLTRNSKRKKKCC